One genomic segment of Bacteroides caccae includes these proteins:
- the sucC gene encoding ADP-forming succinate--CoA ligase subunit beta encodes MKIHEYQAKEIFSKYGIPVERHTLCRTAAGVVAAYRSVGADRVVIKAQVLTGGRGKAGGVKLVNNTEDAYQEAKNILGMSIKGLPVNQILVSEAVDITAEYYVSFTIDRNTRSVILMMSASGGMDIEQVARQTPEKIIRYSINPFIGIPDYLARHFAFSLFPKTEQASKMAVILQALYKIFMENDASLVEINPLALTTKGMLIAIDAKIVFDDNALCRHPEIHALFDPTEEEKVEADAKERGFSYVRMDGNIGCMVNGAGLAMATMDMIKIYGGNPANFLDIGGSSNPIKVVEAMKLLLQDEKVKVVLINIFGGITRCDDVAIGLIQSFEQIKSEIPIIVRLTGTNENIGRDLLRNHSRFQIATTMQEAALMAIKS; translated from the coding sequence ATGAAAATACATGAATATCAAGCGAAAGAGATTTTCTCTAAGTATGGAATACCTGTTGAGAGGCACACTTTATGCCGTACTGCTGCAGGCGTTGTAGCTGCATATCGGAGTGTAGGTGCAGATAGAGTTGTCATTAAGGCACAGGTATTGACCGGAGGCCGGGGAAAGGCCGGAGGCGTCAAACTGGTAAACAACACGGAAGATGCTTATCAGGAAGCTAAAAATATACTCGGAATGAGTATTAAAGGCCTTCCCGTCAATCAGATATTGGTTAGCGAAGCAGTTGATATTACCGCCGAATATTATGTCAGTTTCACTATCGACCGAAATACACGTTCCGTTATTCTAATGATGAGTGCATCCGGTGGTATGGATATTGAACAAGTGGCTCGTCAGACACCGGAGAAAATTATTCGGTATTCAATCAATCCTTTCATTGGCATTCCAGATTATTTGGCACGTCATTTCGCCTTTTCACTTTTTCCAAAAACGGAACAAGCAAGTAAAATGGCTGTCATCCTGCAAGCACTTTATAAAATCTTCATGGAGAATGATGCCTCTCTGGTTGAGATCAATCCGTTAGCGCTAACAACAAAAGGTATGTTAATAGCTATTGATGCCAAAATTGTTTTCGATGACAACGCCCTATGTCGGCATCCTGAAATACATGCTTTATTCGACCCGACAGAGGAAGAAAAGGTAGAAGCCGACGCCAAAGAAAGAGGTTTCAGTTATGTTCGCATGGACGGTAATATAGGTTGCATGGTGAATGGTGCCGGACTCGCTATGGCAACAATGGATATGATTAAGATTTATGGAGGTAATCCTGCCAACTTTCTTGATATTGGCGGTAGTTCCAACCCCATAAAAGTAGTGGAAGCCATGAAGCTTCTATTACAAGATGAAAAAGTAAAAGTTGTTCTGATCAATATTTTCGGAGGGATTACCCGTTGTGACGATGTGGCAATCGGGCTTATTCAGTCATTCGAGCAGATAAAGAGTGAAATACCCATCATTGTCCGGCTAACAGGAACAAATGAAAATATCGGCCGCGATCTTCTACGAAATCATAGCCGTTTTCAGATAGCAACAACTATGCAGGAAGCAGCGTTAATGGCTATAAAATCATAA
- the fabD gene encoding ACP S-malonyltransferase has protein sequence MKAFVFPGQGAQFVGMGKDLYENSALAKELFEKANDILGYRITDIMFNGTDEDLRQTKVTQPAVFLHSVISALCMGDDFKPEMTAGHSLGEFSALVAAGALSFEDGLKLVYARAMAMQKACEATPSTMAAIIALPDEKVEEICTTVNAEGEVCVPANYNCPGQIVISGSVPGIEKACELMKAAGAKRALPLKVGGAFHSPLMDPAKVELEAAINATEIHTPKCPVYQNVDALPHTDPVEIKKNLVAQLTASVRWTQSVKNMIADGATDFTECGPGAVLQGLIKKIDGTVSAHGIV, from the coding sequence ATGAAAGCATTCGTTTTTCCCGGTCAAGGTGCTCAATTCGTAGGAATGGGTAAAGACCTGTATGAAAATTCAGCTTTAGCTAAAGAATTATTTGAAAAAGCAAATGATATTCTTGGATATCGCATTACAGATATCATGTTCAATGGTACGGACGAGGATCTTCGTCAAACGAAGGTTACTCAACCTGCCGTATTCCTTCACTCGGTAATCTCCGCTCTTTGTATGGGGGATGATTTCAAACCGGAAATGACAGCAGGACATTCACTCGGTGAATTTTCCGCATTGGTTGCTGCCGGAGCTTTGAGCTTTGAAGACGGTCTGAAACTTGTTTATGCACGTGCAATGGCTATGCAGAAAGCCTGTGAAGCGACTCCTTCTACAATGGCTGCTATCATCGCATTGCCGGATGAAAAGGTGGAAGAAATCTGTACTACCGTAAATGCTGAAGGTGAAGTTTGTGTACCGGCTAACTACAACTGTCCGGGACAAATCGTTATCTCCGGTTCCGTACCGGGCATCGAGAAGGCTTGCGAACTAATGAAAGCTGCCGGAGCAAAACGAGCTCTCCCATTGAAAGTTGGTGGTGCTTTCCACTCTCCGTTAATGGATCCTGCAAAAGTAGAATTGGAAGCTGCTATCAATGCAACAGAAATCCATACTCCTAAATGCCCGGTATATCAGAATGTAGACGCACTTCCTCATACTGACCCTGTTGAAATCAAAAAGAATCTGGTTGCTCAGTTGACAGCTTCTGTACGTTGGACTCAATCTGTTAAAAATATGATTGCCGACGGTGCTACTGACTTCACAGAATGTGGACCAGGTGCAGTATTGCAAGGTCTGATTAAGAAAATTGACGGTACTGTTAGTGCTCATGGCATTGTATAA